One segment of Streptomyces sp. NA02950 DNA contains the following:
- a CDS encoding BTAD domain-containing putative transcriptional regulator, producing MASRSSSRARLRAAITAIGTAAVALALLAGMPYVLWQATGMPWLDQFGSWRDLGGWVMEPITDPVIVDLLAMVGWVCWAAFACSILKEVAWYAGHVPQLLRDRTAHTVHLETLSAQRTLAALCIGTLVLALVSLWRPYAANAHPHASSGDLRVHVASTAPVNPAVSSETKRPSTNEARAAESRDVEYTVAEGDTLWAIAEVHLGDALKWPRIYGLNKTRIQTDGGRLSDPDRLTPGWQLTIPVTPSASSPRPPTSPTPPTAPAKPSAPSTSAEDAPAPATRGISPQRETESRATPAHATSHERPGPVAISVGTASIIGITSAAGILAALRFFRFYRNRSRRRGLDAQAPPLSPVVERAVMAAGEAALPRTAHTDPMTLITRRTPPAPPQPASTVTIGSANAAEVPLATLARVGGCCWTGPGAEGAARALLTGILTAAERQRPGTPQVRGVLPQELADRLLPGMPPNFSALTVTDDLEHAIHCAEEHLIAHAHHQRDTQDTEDEQATTKTGEEERRAPGSLVLFAQPDAAHAGRLTALADRTKHGTLIVLTLGTLPGATSWHIAHDGTATQQTATGGQLDDLQLFHLAPHAGRDVLEVLLTAHDERPRLRMVPGARAATPCPDNLEQGTAEEPKDEPPAAGPEPAEPVKPEEPQQTKPVHLNVLGPVTLYVQGNPEPVGGGLRDEVREFLALLAAHPTGLIADDIARSLRLSDDPDHIARELKNLRRAVRRVLRAATGQSRAEFIQLHGELHKLHPSMVETDLAAFAQALHEAATTTHTPQRLSALRRAVEHYHGPFAHGGDYPWSDSVRESLASKAADAVAVLAHHAEHTGTRQDADDALALLERAITLTPTHELLYQHAIRLHQAAGRHDTARHTFTLLERNLKELGLEPDPATRALLTTRTRSAHHLG from the coding sequence ATGGCCTCCCGATCCTCATCGCGGGCCCGGCTGCGCGCCGCCATTACGGCTATCGGCACGGCCGCTGTCGCCCTTGCCCTGCTGGCCGGCATGCCGTACGTGCTCTGGCAGGCAACTGGCATGCCGTGGCTCGACCAGTTCGGCTCTTGGCGGGACCTGGGCGGATGGGTCATGGAGCCCATCACTGACCCGGTCATCGTCGACCTGCTGGCCATGGTCGGCTGGGTGTGCTGGGCCGCCTTCGCCTGCTCCATCCTCAAAGAAGTCGCCTGGTACGCGGGCCATGTGCCGCAGCTGCTACGCGACCGCACGGCCCACACAGTCCACCTGGAAACCCTGTCGGCGCAGCGGACGCTGGCCGCGCTGTGTATCGGCACACTCGTCCTGGCCCTGGTCAGCCTGTGGCGGCCCTACGCCGCGAACGCTCACCCCCATGCTTCCTCAGGAGATCTTCGCGTTCATGTAGCTTCCACGGCTCCTGTCAACCCGGCGGTATCGTCGGAAACCAAGCGCCCTTCGACAAATGAAGCGAGGGCCGCTGAGAGCCGGGATGTGGAGTACACCGTGGCTGAAGGCGACACCCTGTGGGCCATCGCCGAGGTGCACCTGGGCGATGCGCTGAAATGGCCGCGCATCTACGGCCTGAACAAGACGCGCATCCAGACCGACGGCGGCCGACTGAGCGACCCGGATCGGCTCACGCCGGGCTGGCAACTCACCATCCCCGTCACCCCATCCGCCTCATCGCCACGGCCGCCTACTTCGCCAACGCCGCCTACCGCACCGGCGAAGCCTTCCGCTCCCTCCACATCAGCAGAAGACGCCCCCGCCCCGGCAACTCGCGGCATCAGCCCGCAGCGTGAGACAGAGAGCCGAGCCACCCCCGCCCATGCCACGAGTCATGAGCGGCCAGGGCCGGTCGCGATCAGCGTCGGGACGGCGAGCATCATCGGCATCACCAGTGCCGCCGGTATCCTTGCCGCACTGCGTTTCTTCCGCTTCTACCGGAACCGCTCCCGCCGCCGTGGCCTCGATGCACAGGCCCCACCCCTGAGCCCTGTGGTTGAGAGGGCTGTCATGGCGGCGGGCGAGGCTGCCTTGCCCCGTACTGCGCACACCGATCCGATGACGCTGATCACGCGCCGCACTCCGCCCGCACCACCCCAGCCCGCCTCCACCGTGACGATCGGGAGTGCCAACGCCGCCGAAGTCCCGCTGGCCACTCTTGCCCGGGTCGGCGGCTGCTGCTGGACTGGGCCCGGCGCTGAGGGGGCCGCCCGTGCGCTGCTGACCGGCATCCTCACCGCGGCCGAACGCCAACGACCTGGCACGCCCCAGGTGAGAGGCGTCCTCCCCCAAGAGCTAGCCGATCGTCTGCTACCAGGCATGCCACCGAACTTCAGCGCCTTGACCGTGACCGACGATCTCGAACACGCTATCCACTGCGCGGAAGAACACCTCATCGCCCACGCCCACCACCAACGAGACACTCAAGACACCGAAGACGAGCAGGCGACGACAAAGACCGGGGAGGAAGAGCGCCGCGCACCGGGCTCTCTCGTCCTTTTCGCCCAGCCGGATGCCGCGCACGCCGGACGCCTGACCGCTCTGGCCGACCGCACCAAGCATGGGACCCTCATCGTCCTCACCCTCGGCACCCTGCCCGGCGCCACAAGCTGGCACATTGCCCATGACGGCACCGCCACACAACAGACAGCAACCGGCGGACAACTCGATGACCTCCAGCTGTTCCACCTTGCCCCACATGCCGGCCGCGACGTCCTGGAAGTCCTGCTCACGGCGCATGACGAGCGACCCCGCCTGCGCATGGTCCCGGGCGCCCGAGCAGCCACGCCCTGCCCTGACAACCTGGAGCAGGGCACTGCCGAGGAGCCCAAAGACGAGCCACCGGCGGCCGGACCAGAACCCGCAGAGCCCGTAAAACCCGAGGAACCACAACAGACCAAGCCGGTCCACTTGAATGTCCTCGGCCCAGTAACGCTCTACGTACAGGGAAATCCCGAACCCGTCGGAGGAGGACTGCGCGACGAAGTACGCGAATTCCTCGCCCTCCTCGCAGCCCACCCCACTGGACTGATCGCCGACGACATCGCCCGAAGCCTGCGCCTCAGCGACGACCCCGACCACATCGCAAGAGAATTGAAAAACCTCCGCCGCGCTGTACGACGCGTGCTGCGCGCCGCCACCGGGCAGAGCCGGGCTGAATTCATCCAGCTGCACGGAGAACTACACAAACTCCACCCCAGCATGGTCGAAACCGATCTCGCCGCCTTTGCCCAAGCGCTCCACGAGGCAGCGACCACCACCCACACGCCCCAGCGACTGTCCGCACTGCGCCGGGCCGTCGAGCACTATCACGGCCCCTTCGCCCACGGCGGCGACTATCCCTGGAGCGACAGCGTCCGCGAGTCACTCGCGAGCAAAGCCGCCGACGCGGTCGCGGTCCTCGCCCACCACGCGGAACACACCGGCACCCGCCAGGATGCCGACGACGCACTCGCCCTGCTGGAAAGGGCCATCACCCTCACCCCCACCCACGAACTGCTCTACCAGCACGCCATCCGCCTGCACCAAGCCGCCGGACGACACGACACAGCGCGCCACACCTTCACCCTCCTCGAACGCAACCTCAAAGAACTCGGCCTCGAACCAGACCCCGCCACCCGCGCACTGCTCACCACTCGCACCCGCTCCGCCCACCACCTGGGATAA
- a CDS encoding AAA family ATPase: MAKILATSPSGAQFSVTELAHTLGHSGGAVGNACETLVARGEAERVGSKPRMYRATGLTAGAVQHTVTMAPSPGGMPPAPRPATPPPGGKPDPVTRPNGQRYHPRALAKLPDVEALRRLREASVPVLLYGPPGTGKTSLIEAAFPDLITVAGDGDTTVGDLIGEYTQDENGGYQFVYGPLVTAMQEGHALLLDDATLISPKVLAALYPAMDGRRQIQVKAHKGETVTAADGFYVIAGHNPGVHGAVLTEALASRFSVQVQVGSDYDLAAALKINRTAVRIARHLATSQQAGEVGWAPQLRELIAFQKIADVLGADAAFANLVGIAPLEDRDTVAEIVTKALGRPVTALALGRQL; the protein is encoded by the coding sequence ATCGCGAAAATCCTGGCCACTAGCCCATCGGGTGCGCAGTTCAGTGTCACGGAACTGGCACACACGCTCGGGCATTCGGGCGGCGCGGTCGGTAACGCCTGCGAGACCCTGGTGGCCCGGGGCGAGGCGGAGAGGGTCGGCTCCAAACCCCGTATGTACCGGGCCACGGGCCTTACCGCCGGTGCTGTACAGCACACGGTGACCATGGCGCCCAGTCCAGGCGGTATGCCTCCGGCGCCACGACCGGCCACCCCGCCGCCGGGCGGGAAGCCCGACCCGGTCACCCGGCCCAACGGGCAGCGCTATCACCCCAGGGCACTGGCCAAACTGCCCGATGTCGAGGCGCTGCGGCGGCTGCGTGAGGCAAGCGTGCCGGTGTTGCTGTACGGACCACCGGGCACCGGGAAGACGTCGCTGATCGAGGCAGCCTTCCCAGATCTGATCACGGTTGCCGGGGACGGTGATACGACGGTCGGTGACCTGATCGGCGAGTACACCCAGGACGAGAACGGCGGCTACCAGTTCGTCTACGGCCCGCTGGTGACGGCGATGCAGGAGGGGCACGCCCTGTTGCTGGATGACGCGACGCTGATCTCCCCGAAGGTGCTGGCAGCGTTGTATCCGGCGATGGACGGGCGGCGTCAGATCCAGGTCAAGGCGCACAAAGGCGAGACGGTGACCGCCGCTGACGGGTTCTATGTGATCGCCGGTCACAACCCCGGAGTCCATGGCGCGGTCCTGACCGAGGCTCTGGCGAGCAGGTTTTCGGTGCAGGTCCAGGTGGGTTCCGACTACGACCTTGCCGCCGCCTTGAAGATCAACAGGACGGCGGTGCGGATCGCCCGTCACCTGGCCACCAGCCAGCAGGCGGGCGAGGTGGGATGGGCCCCGCAGCTACGGGAGTTGATCGCCTTCCAGAAGATCGCTGATGTCCTGGGCGCCGATGCTGCCTTCGCCAACCTGGTCGGCATCGCCCCCCTGGAAGACCGTGACACGGTCGCTGAAATCGTCACCAAGGCCCTGGGCAGGCCCGTCACCGCCCTGGCCCTCGGCCGCCAACTCTGA
- a CDS encoding VWA domain-containing protein, with the protein MPTQTQAHVQHQPPALSESEWAQARWEDDGGPPFEPSPAHQARQWLRISAALTHRLPELAGREDVIVTCELGTRSGAPAAFYPATASLEIDTALFAPLNPVTINPRRAGDEERYPVAWGALVHEAAHAAHSLWTTPPELRGTAFDSAAALLEEARAEGAHLACRAADRRFLRACTHTLILADINAQTPSDRWQAAFAAGLVLARRDAGILDPDETEPLEQTVTGILGPDLLNTLTAIWTAAHATGDDDGPGMLEHARAWCQALGTEPTGPEPVGVGRPGELAEAVGKVVGRVQANEAAQAAAQAQAAAARAVRARAKAAEAARARQAARTADRVFAHPTRPFTPGRPGRGGSSSPVTGTRPPTGAEKSAAGQMARALRTAAYRERITTVTASAAPPGRLNMRQALARDAQRAAGATPTATPWVRTAHRPSPTPPLRVGIAVDVSGSMGAAADPISSAAWILAKATALTDPDSRTATVAYNRSLTAITAPGRTPTQVTQFKAGGVGHSLAEAIDALSAGLVLTQPGAGRLLVIASDGYYSTGEAARASVRVTALHKAGCAVLWLAFAPDPYPLPGATLLELTDPARATAAIAKAATAALTTAP; encoded by the coding sequence ATGCCCACGCAGACCCAGGCCCATGTACAGCACCAGCCACCCGCCTTGTCCGAGTCCGAATGGGCCCAGGCCCGTTGGGAGGACGACGGCGGACCACCCTTCGAGCCGAGCCCCGCACACCAGGCCAGGCAGTGGCTGCGGATCTCCGCCGCCCTGACACACCGGTTGCCGGAACTGGCGGGGCGCGAGGATGTGATCGTCACCTGTGAGCTGGGCACCCGGTCCGGCGCCCCAGCCGCCTTCTATCCCGCCACAGCCTCCCTGGAAATCGACACCGCGCTCTTCGCCCCTCTGAACCCGGTCACCATCAACCCGAGACGGGCCGGGGACGAGGAGCGCTATCCGGTGGCCTGGGGCGCGCTGGTGCACGAGGCCGCACACGCCGCCCACAGCCTCTGGACCACCCCACCCGAACTACGCGGCACAGCCTTCGACTCGGCAGCCGCACTCCTGGAAGAGGCGCGCGCTGAAGGCGCCCACCTTGCCTGCCGCGCCGCCGACCGCCGGTTCCTGAGAGCCTGTACCCACACCCTGATCCTGGCGGACATCAACGCCCAAACGCCCAGCGACCGGTGGCAGGCCGCCTTCGCCGCCGGTCTGGTCCTCGCCCGCCGCGACGCCGGAATCCTCGACCCCGACGAGACCGAACCCCTGGAACAGACCGTCACCGGCATTCTCGGCCCCGACCTCCTAAACACACTGACGGCCATCTGGACGGCCGCACACGCCACCGGTGACGACGACGGGCCCGGAATGCTCGAGCACGCACGCGCCTGGTGCCAGGCGCTGGGCACCGAACCCACCGGGCCGGAACCGGTAGGCGTCGGACGGCCAGGCGAGCTGGCCGAGGCGGTCGGGAAAGTCGTCGGACGGGTCCAGGCGAACGAGGCTGCTCAGGCCGCAGCCCAGGCCCAGGCCGCTGCCGCGCGAGCTGTCCGGGCCCGGGCGAAGGCTGCCGAGGCGGCCCGCGCACGGCAGGCCGCTCGAACAGCGGACCGCGTATTTGCACACCCGACGCGCCCGTTCACCCCAGGCAGACCGGGCAGAGGAGGCAGCAGTTCGCCGGTGACCGGCACGCGGCCACCGACCGGGGCCGAGAAGTCGGCCGCCGGACAGATGGCCAGGGCGCTGCGGACTGCCGCCTACCGGGAACGCATCACCACCGTGACCGCCTCGGCTGCCCCGCCCGGTCGCCTCAACATGCGCCAGGCCCTGGCCCGGGACGCTCAAAGGGCCGCAGGCGCTACCCCGACTGCCACACCCTGGGTGCGTACCGCACACCGGCCCAGCCCAACTCCACCACTGCGGGTCGGCATCGCCGTGGACGTATCCGGGTCGATGGGCGCCGCCGCCGATCCCATCTCCTCGGCCGCATGGATCCTCGCCAAGGCCACCGCACTGACCGACCCCGACTCGCGCACCGCGACCGTGGCCTACAACCGGTCCCTGACCGCCATCACCGCCCCCGGTCGCACCCCAACACAGGTCACCCAGTTCAAGGCAGGCGGTGTCGGCCACAGCCTCGCCGAAGCCATCGACGCCCTGTCCGCCGGGCTCGTCCTCACCCAACCAGGCGCGGGCCGCCTGCTGGTGATCGCCTCCGACGGCTACTACTCAACGGGTGAAGCCGCCCGGGCCAGCGTACGCGTCACCGCCCTGCACAAGGCCGGTTGCGCGGTGCTATGGCTCGCCTTCGCCCCCGACCCCTACCCGCTGCCCGGCGCCACCCTGTTGGAACTGACCGATCCGGCCCGCGCAACCGCCGCGATCGCCAAGGCCGCAACCGCAGCCCTCACCACCGCCCCATAA
- a CDS encoding DUF317 domain-containing protein — MKHSTAGARIPLHPNPCYLTASDGRTDAAFAPLIGPKWHKRQDEWGNYHAFGDHSRLHIGLIPEYCELAEPIGLWHIEARPHRHAPTVWRAAMSHHTPPEIIAALTTALAADVDSGSDRPPYLHNTGHPDTVWHPLTEAGWRYSTSDFGARALAPDLLAEVTHTPPRPGPALDQAREEAWQVEVRTSDGDEAPWWAEFHNATPAHLITSFTTALASPQPLRRMGNTLPPQARHLINGS; from the coding sequence ATGAAACACTCCACCGCCGGTGCCCGCATTCCGCTGCACCCCAACCCCTGCTATCTGACCGCCAGCGACGGGCGCACCGACGCCGCCTTCGCCCCGCTTATCGGGCCCAAATGGCACAAGCGGCAAGACGAGTGGGGCAACTACCACGCCTTCGGCGATCACAGTCGCCTCCACATCGGGCTCATCCCGGAATACTGCGAACTGGCCGAACCCATCGGCCTGTGGCACATCGAAGCCCGCCCCCACCGCCACGCCCCCACGGTGTGGCGCGCGGCGATGAGCCATCACACCCCGCCCGAGATCATCGCCGCCCTCACCACCGCACTGGCCGCCGACGTCGACAGTGGCAGCGACCGCCCGCCCTACCTCCACAACACCGGCCACCCGGACACCGTCTGGCACCCCCTGACCGAGGCCGGATGGCGGTACAGCACCAGCGACTTCGGGGCCCGCGCCCTGGCACCGGATCTGCTCGCCGAAGTCACCCACACCCCGCCACGCCCGGGCCCCGCCTTGGACCAGGCCCGCGAGGAGGCGTGGCAGGTCGAGGTACGGACCAGCGATGGAGACGAGGCGCCGTGGTGGGCCGAATTCCACAACGCCACCCCGGCCCACCTGATCACCAGCTTCACCACGGCCCTGGCATCCCCGCAGCCGCTGCGGCGTATGGGGAACACCCTCCCGCCCCAGGCCCGCCACCTGATCAACGGCTCCTGA
- a CDS encoding DUF317 domain-containing protein, producing MTHHPRSRQPYLIVPRYLAGPDPEATTTAAHVLQAAGWRTEHTPHHTDYSDPSGLCQARHLADITDPKRPEQPLMNWEFTASPVHDGPAAWTAWFCRDTPPEIIAAFAAALADDTPLPTPGTGPHYLQPPTSPEHATTPLAAAGWTRDLGNGETAWYGPHQQATVVTPRFPHTSHGGAASWLCAARRATDLTVLWLVLACPHTPTHLVAALCRAITDPTPVPRRTLPNPEAGALTITHPA from the coding sequence GTGACACACCACCCCCGAAGCAGGCAGCCGTATCTGATCGTGCCCCGCTACCTCGCGGGCCCGGACCCCGAAGCCACGACCACCGCCGCACACGTCCTGCAAGCCGCCGGTTGGCGCACTGAGCACACACCCCACCACACCGACTACAGCGACCCCAGCGGCCTGTGCCAGGCACGCCACCTCGCCGATATCACCGACCCGAAGCGCCCCGAGCAGCCCCTGATGAACTGGGAGTTCACCGCCAGCCCGGTGCACGATGGGCCCGCGGCCTGGACGGCATGGTTCTGCCGGGACACCCCGCCGGAGATCATCGCTGCCTTCGCTGCCGCCCTCGCCGATGACACCCCCCTTCCCACCCCGGGCACGGGTCCGCACTACCTCCAGCCACCCACCTCCCCCGAACATGCGACGACCCCGCTGGCGGCAGCCGGATGGACGCGCGACCTCGGGAACGGCGAAACCGCCTGGTACGGCCCCCATCAGCAGGCAACCGTCGTCACCCCACGCTTCCCGCACACGAGCCACGGAGGCGCGGCGAGCTGGTTGTGCGCAGCCCGCCGCGCGACCGATCTGACCGTGCTGTGGCTCGTTCTCGCCTGCCCCCACACCCCAACCCACCTGGTCGCCGCCCTCTGCCGGGCCATCACCGATCCGACCCCGGTCCCACGACGCACCCTGCCCAACCCAGAGGCCGGGGCACTCACCATCACTCACCCGGCCTGA
- a CDS encoding IS256 family transposase — protein MTDNDTPTAASVEDKLVNEVVERLMDRADASGAALLGEGGLLTEVTRAVLERALDAEMSEHLGYEKHDPAGRGSGNSRNGTSPKTVLTDAGAVTVAVPRDRNGSFTPRLVPKHARRLAGFNEQILSLYARGMSVRDIRSHLAAMYDVEVSPDLISKVTDAVADELATWQNRPLDAIWPIIYIDALWIKIRSGSVVSKPVYLAVGVDMDGRKDVLGLWVGDGGEGATTWMTVLTELRNRGVEDVCIVACDGLKGLPEAVTATWPRTTVQTCVIHLIRASLRLSSSRDYPKLVPALKAIYTAPTEQAAEQALEEFTASELGQRYPAVVRIWQAAWSEFTPYLAFPPEIRKVVYSTNLIESINARLRKTTRNRGHFPSEQAALKVLYLAVRELITPKASDINHVAAHWKKALNQFSLFFEDRLNTT, from the coding sequence ATGACGGACAACGACACCCCGACCGCCGCATCGGTCGAGGACAAGCTGGTGAACGAGGTCGTCGAGCGGCTGATGGACCGCGCCGACGCATCAGGAGCTGCCCTGCTGGGCGAGGGCGGGCTTTTGACCGAGGTCACCCGTGCGGTTCTGGAGCGGGCTCTGGATGCCGAAATGAGCGAGCACCTCGGCTATGAGAAACACGATCCGGCCGGCCGGGGGTCGGGCAACAGCCGCAATGGGACCTCGCCGAAGACCGTGCTGACCGATGCGGGTGCGGTCACGGTGGCCGTTCCGCGAGACCGCAACGGCTCCTTCACGCCGAGGCTGGTACCCAAGCACGCCAGGCGGCTGGCCGGGTTCAACGAGCAGATCCTGTCGCTGTACGCCCGCGGCATGAGCGTGCGCGACATCCGCTCCCACTTGGCCGCCATGTACGACGTGGAGGTTTCACCGGACCTGATCAGCAAGGTCACCGATGCTGTCGCCGACGAACTGGCCACCTGGCAGAACCGGCCGCTGGACGCGATCTGGCCGATCATCTACATCGACGCCCTATGGATCAAGATCCGCTCCGGATCAGTGGTCTCCAAGCCGGTCTACCTCGCCGTCGGCGTCGACATGGACGGCCGCAAAGACGTCCTGGGCCTATGGGTCGGCGACGGAGGCGAAGGCGCTACGACATGGATGACCGTGCTCACCGAACTGCGCAACCGCGGCGTGGAGGACGTGTGCATCGTCGCCTGCGACGGCCTGAAAGGCCTCCCGGAGGCGGTCACCGCGACCTGGCCCAGAACCACGGTGCAAACGTGCGTGATCCATCTGATCCGAGCCTCGCTGCGACTCTCCTCCAGCCGTGACTACCCCAAGCTCGTCCCCGCGCTCAAAGCGATCTACACGGCGCCGACCGAACAGGCCGCCGAACAGGCGCTGGAGGAGTTCACCGCCTCGGAACTGGGCCAACGCTATCCGGCAGTCGTGCGGATTTGGCAGGCCGCCTGGAGCGAGTTCACCCCCTACCTGGCGTTCCCACCGGAGATAAGGAAGGTCGTCTACTCGACGAACCTGATCGAGTCGATCAACGCCCGGCTGCGGAAGACCACCCGCAACCGCGGCCATTTCCCCTCCGAGCAGGCCGCACTGAAGGTGCTCTACCTCGCAGTGCGCGAGCTGATCACCCCCAAGGCCAGCGATATCAACCACGTCGCGGCACACTGGAAGAAGGCGCTGAACCAGTTCTCACTGTTCTTCGAGGACCGGCTCAACACTACGTAG
- a CDS encoding transposase, producing MEIVTPHDPEARYSQKVTAAGQRDWIGYRDHQSETCDSPGPNVIVQVVTRPAPEQDIDALDRIHQGLTAQGFQPTEHVVDGGYVTPDSIHRTEQRWGIRLLGPVRDDPRACQRPGFAKEDFRIDWQARTLTCPRGVTSPPWKTTLGDGHPRLSVLFPRKACRECEDRLQCTGNVDGKGRHIFLLPEPQQKLQTKVRKEQKTDQWRRRYAIRAGCEATVSETVHAHGLRRCRYRGLAKAHVQHVLTAAGANIIRLSECFPPGTAPSRPPRPTSHFQRICQRLTT from the coding sequence ATGGAGATCGTTACCCCGCATGATCCCGAGGCCCGTTACAGCCAGAAGGTCACAGCAGCCGGACAGCGCGACTGGATCGGCTACCGCGACCACCAGAGCGAAACCTGCGACAGCCCCGGCCCGAACGTGATCGTGCAGGTCGTCACCCGGCCGGCGCCGGAACAGGACATCGATGCTCTCGACCGCATCCACCAGGGCCTGACCGCGCAGGGCTTCCAGCCCACAGAGCACGTCGTTGACGGCGGCTACGTCACTCCGGACAGTATCCACCGCACCGAACAGCGATGGGGCATCAGACTGCTCGGTCCGGTCCGCGACGATCCCCGTGCCTGCCAACGGCCGGGTTTTGCCAAAGAGGACTTCCGCATCGACTGGCAGGCCCGCACCCTGACCTGTCCGCGCGGTGTGACCAGCCCACCGTGGAAAACCACTCTCGGCGATGGACACCCCCGGCTGTCGGTTCTCTTCCCCCGTAAAGCCTGTAGAGAGTGCGAGGACAGGCTTCAGTGCACCGGCAACGTCGACGGCAAAGGACGCCACATTTTCCTTCTGCCAGAGCCCCAGCAGAAGCTCCAGACGAAGGTCCGGAAGGAACAGAAAACCGATCAGTGGCGTCGGCGCTATGCCATCCGCGCGGGTTGCGAGGCCACTGTCTCCGAGACTGTCCACGCTCATGGACTCCGCCGCTGCCGCTACCGAGGCTTGGCCAAGGCTCATGTCCAGCACGTGCTGACAGCCGCCGGAGCCAACATCATCCGCCTCAGCGAGTGCTTCCCACCCGGCACGGCACCATCGCGCCCGCCTCGACCGACGAGCCACTTCCAGCGAATCTGCCAAAGACTCACGACCTAG
- a CDS encoding transposase — MRMARASNPRGTAAMWVRDRLDELFVDEDFADWYPADGRKGLSPARLALVSVLQYAEGLTDRQAAEAVRCRLDWKYCLGLELDDPGFDFSVLSEFRDRMAQGDRADRLLAVMVEHLLAAGLVKRRGRVRTDSTHVLAAVRRLNRGELVAETLRTALEELSEHGEEWLARLVTQDWADRYGRPVRYDRLPRGGDALIAYVLKVGAAGLGSAVLVRRRWPAALAWTEVHSRPGQPTGYRAEEHRQDQGRRSA; from the coding sequence GTGCGGATGGCTCGGGCGAGCAATCCGCGAGGCACGGCCGCGATGTGGGTGCGGGACCGGCTGGATGAACTGTTCGTCGATGAGGACTTCGCGGACTGGTATCCGGCTGACGGGAGAAAGGGGCTGTCACCGGCCCGGCTCGCGTTGGTGTCCGTGCTGCAGTACGCCGAGGGTCTGACCGACCGACAGGCCGCTGAGGCCGTGCGGTGCCGTCTCGATTGGAAGTACTGCCTGGGCCTGGAGCTGGACGATCCGGGGTTCGACTTCTCAGTACTCAGTGAGTTCAGGGACCGGATGGCCCAGGGCGACCGGGCCGACCGCCTGCTGGCTGTGATGGTCGAGCATCTTCTGGCGGCTGGGCTGGTCAAACGCCGCGGCCGGGTGCGGACGGACTCCACCCATGTGCTCGCTGCGGTCCGTCGCCTGAACCGGGGAGAGTTGGTCGCCGAGACCTTACGGACCGCGCTGGAGGAGCTCTCGGAGCACGGTGAGGAATGGCTGGCCCGGCTCGTCACCCAGGACTGGGCAGACCGCTATGGCCGGCCGGTGCGTTATGACCGGCTGCCTCGCGGTGGGGACGCGCTGATCGCCTACGTCCTGAAGGTCGGCGCGGCAGGTCTGGGTTCAGCAGTACTGGTACGACGGCGATGGCCAGCTGCGCTGGCGTGGACCGAAGTCCACTCGCGACCGGGCCAGCCGACGGGCTACCGAGCAGAGGAACACCGGCAAGACCAAGGCCGACGGTCGGCCTGA